The proteins below come from a single Gammaproteobacteria bacterium genomic window:
- a CDS encoding diguanylate cyclase produces the protein MSSAMIDVKEFHWLMDMLQSIDVGLVVLDRDYKVHTWNRFIENHSGISYANALNNSIFKLFPDLPEKWFKNKFESVIALNNRAFTIWEQRPYLFQIKNQRPVTGHAEYMFQNVSLIPLVSVNTEVNHVGLIIYDVTDAACSKRDLEAANNQLQLISRRDALTGINNRGYWSECLELEFNRYKRYKSQVSLIMFDIDNFKNVNDGFGHLAGDEVIKSVAHTLQSSIRSTDISGRYGGDEFGLILPETERDSALYFAERFRKKIEALEVVFEGEVIKYTVSIGVAAMDDNAKTPEDWIQYTDKALYEVKEAGRNLAIAYDPDK, from the coding sequence ATGTCTAGCGCAATGATTGATGTAAAAGAGTTTCACTGGTTAATGGATATGTTGCAGTCCATTGATGTGGGGCTGGTGGTGCTTGATCGTGACTATAAGGTGCATACCTGGAATCGTTTTATTGAAAACCATAGTGGTATCTCTTATGCCAATGCACTGAACAATAGTATCTTCAAACTGTTCCCTGATCTTCCTGAAAAGTGGTTTAAGAATAAATTCGAATCTGTTATTGCGTTAAATAATCGCGCCTTCACGATATGGGAACAACGCCCTTATCTATTTCAGATAAAAAATCAGCGTCCGGTAACCGGGCATGCAGAATATATGTTTCAGAATGTCAGCCTGATACCTCTGGTATCGGTTAATACCGAGGTCAATCATGTTGGGCTGATTATCTATGACGTGACCGATGCCGCCTGTAGTAAACGTGATCTTGAGGCAGCGAATAATCAACTGCAACTGATTAGTCGTCGCGATGCACTAACGGGTATTAATAATCGTGGTTACTGGTCGGAGTGTTTGGAGCTGGAGTTTAATCGTTACAAACGTTACAAGAGTCAGGTGAGCCTGATTATGTTTGATATTGATAATTTCAAGAATGTAAATGATGGTTTTGGTCATCTGGCCGGTGATGAAGTGATTAAATCGGTTGCACATACCTTGCAGTCATCGATTCGTAGTACAGATATTTCGGGTCGTTATGGTGGTGACGAGTTTGGCCTTATTCTTCCCGAAACAGAACGTGATAGCGCACTTTATTTTGCCGAACGTTTTCGCAAAAAAATTGAAGCGTTGGAAGTTGTGTTTGAGGGTGAAGTTATTAAGTACACTGTGAGTATTGGTGTTGCTGCGATGGATGATAATGCCAAGACTCCTGAAGACTGGATTCAGTATACGGATAAGGCGTTGTACGAAGTGAAAGAGGCGGGGCGTAATCTTGCTATTGCTTATGATCCCGATAAGTAA
- the metH gene encoding methionine synthase — MNKFIQTLEKRILVLDGAMGTMIQSYGLDEDGYRGERFSDHPCDLKGNNDLLSITQPTIIRDIHKAYLEVGCDIVETNTFNSTSISLADYQQEELVYELNVAAARVAKEAADEFSTADKPRFVAGVLGPTNRTASMSPDVNNPGFRNISFDALRDTYYEATRGLVDGGADLILIETIFDTLNAKAAVFAVKSYFEDSGHTLPVMISGTITDASGRTLSGQTVEAFYNSLRHMEPVSIGFNCALGAKQLRQHIVELSGFADCGVNAHPNAGLPNEFGEYDESPEEMAQEIGEWAQHGYLNIIGGCCGTTPAHIKAIVDVVAECKPRQIPAHDYTLRLAGLEAENVNDDSLFLNIGERTNVTGSARFKRLILEGENDIALDVAREQVENGAQVIDINMDEAMLDGKKAMADFLNLIASEPDISRVPVMIDSSKWEIIEAGLKCIQGKGIINSISMKEGEEAFIKHAQLARKYGAAVIVMAFDEQGQADTRERKIEICSRAYKILTEQLDFPAEDIIFDPNIFAIATGIEEHNNYGLDFIEAISSIKQNLPHARISGGVSNVSFSFRGNNVVREAIHAVFLYYAVKAGMDMGIVNAGQLAVFEDIPAELRDCVEDVVLNRRDDATDRLLDVAERYKGDAVASVQKEDLAWRDLPVKKRLEHALVKGIDSYVVEDTEEARLSVDRPIHVIEGPLMDGMNVVGDLFGEGKMFLPQVVKSARVMKKAVAHLLPFIEAEKGEGTRSKGKILMATVKGDVHDIGKNIVGVVLQCNNFEVVDLGVMVPTQKILDAALAEDVDLIGLSGLITPSLEEMTHVAKEMQRMGLKMPLMIGGATTSRVHTAVKIEPNYQGVSVYVKDASRAVGVAQNLISEDLREDYINNLKQEYELVRERHKGKVRKTDWLTLEAARENRIKIDWDKTEIIQPREMGVQVFDDWSLEDLREHIDWTPFFKAWELAGRYPKILKDEKVGVEAQKLFNDAQQMLDKIVTEKWLKAKAIIGLFPANQVNEDDIEIYTDETREQVLIELHQLRQQTQKPPGRANKCLSDFVAPKESGLKDYMGAFVVTAGIGIDEHVERFEKEHDDYQAIMLKALADRLAEALAESLHKRVRKDIWGYSGNESLDNDQLIKETYKGIRPAPGYPACPDHTEKDLLWDLLPVKEKTGIWLTESKAMVPTAAVSGWYFAHPDAHYFAVGRLNRDQVEEYAERKGYSVTDMERWLVANLGYELE; from the coding sequence ATGAACAAATTTATTCAGACATTAGAAAAACGAATCCTGGTTCTTGATGGTGCGATGGGTACCATGATTCAGAGCTATGGCTTGGATGAAGATGGTTATCGTGGAGAGCGTTTCAGCGATCACCCCTGCGATCTGAAAGGTAATAATGATCTTTTATCGATTACCCAACCAACGATTATTCGCGATATTCATAAGGCCTATCTTGAGGTGGGTTGCGATATTGTTGAGACTAACACCTTTAATTCTACTTCTATCTCACTCGCTGATTATCAGCAGGAAGAACTGGTTTATGAGTTGAATGTGGCAGCAGCGCGTGTTGCCAAAGAAGCAGCGGATGAGTTTAGTACAGCAGATAAACCGCGATTTGTCGCGGGTGTGTTGGGGCCGACTAACCGTACTGCCAGTATGAGTCCTGATGTTAATAATCCAGGTTTTAGAAATATCAGCTTTGATGCTCTGCGTGATACCTATTACGAGGCAACTCGTGGTCTGGTGGATGGCGGCGCTGATCTTATCCTGATCGAGACCATCTTTGATACCCTGAATGCCAAGGCAGCGGTCTTTGCCGTGAAGTCTTATTTTGAGGATAGTGGTCATACGCTTCCGGTCATGATCTCCGGCACCATTACCGATGCCAGTGGGCGCACACTCTCCGGGCAAACTGTGGAGGCCTTTTATAATTCTCTGCGGCACATGGAGCCGGTTTCGATTGGTTTTAATTGTGCCCTGGGTGCAAAACAACTACGCCAGCATATTGTTGAGTTATCCGGTTTTGCCGATTGTGGAGTTAACGCGCACCCCAATGCCGGTCTGCCCAATGAGTTTGGTGAGTATGATGAATCACCTGAAGAGATGGCGCAGGAGATTGGTGAGTGGGCACAGCACGGATACCTTAATATTATTGGTGGTTGTTGTGGAACAACCCCGGCACATATTAAGGCAATTGTGGATGTGGTTGCAGAATGTAAGCCGCGTCAGATTCCTGCACATGATTATACTTTGAGGTTAGCGGGCCTTGAGGCTGAAAATGTGAATGATGATTCTTTATTCCTGAATATTGGTGAGCGTACTAATGTTACTGGATCAGCGCGTTTTAAACGGCTGATCCTGGAAGGTGAGAATGATATAGCGCTGGATGTTGCGCGTGAGCAGGTCGAGAATGGTGCGCAGGTGATCGACATCAATATGGATGAGGCGATGCTGGATGGCAAGAAGGCGATGGCTGACTTCCTGAATTTGATTGCCTCTGAGCCGGATATCTCCAGGGTTCCGGTGATGATTGATTCATCCAAGTGGGAGATTATTGAGGCTGGTCTGAAGTGCATACAAGGTAAGGGCATTATTAATTCCATTAGCATGAAGGAAGGTGAAGAGGCTTTTATCAAACATGCTCAACTCGCCAGAAAATATGGTGCGGCAGTCATTGTGATGGCCTTTGATGAGCAAGGGCAGGCGGATACCCGTGAGCGCAAGATTGAGATCTGTTCCCGCGCTTATAAAATTCTAACCGAGCAACTTGATTTTCCAGCAGAAGATATTATCTTCGATCCGAATATCTTTGCCATTGCCACCGGGATTGAGGAACACAATAATTACGGACTCGATTTTATTGAGGCAATCTCTAGCATCAAGCAAAACTTGCCTCATGCCAGGATATCCGGTGGCGTATCCAATGTATCTTTTTCCTTTCGCGGCAATAATGTTGTGCGCGAAGCGATCCATGCCGTATTTCTTTATTATGCCGTTAAGGCAGGTATGGATATGGGTATTGTCAATGCTGGGCAGTTGGCAGTGTTTGAGGATATACCGGCTGAGTTGCGTGACTGTGTGGAAGACGTCGTATTAAATCGGCGTGATGATGCTACGGATCGTTTACTCGATGTTGCTGAGCGTTATAAGGGTGATGCCGTTGCCAGCGTGCAGAAGGAGGATCTGGCATGGCGTGATCTGCCGGTTAAAAAACGTCTGGAACATGCGCTGGTAAAAGGCATTGATAGTTATGTTGTCGAAGATACCGAAGAGGCGCGTCTTTCTGTTGATCGTCCGATTCATGTGATTGAAGGGCCATTGATGGATGGCATGAATGTTGTGGGTGACCTGTTTGGTGAAGGTAAAATGTTTTTGCCCCAGGTGGTGAAGAGTGCTCGGGTGATGAAAAAGGCGGTGGCTCATCTGTTGCCCTTTATTGAGGCTGAGAAAGGTGAAGGTACGCGTTCCAAGGGCAAGATCCTGATGGCAACGGTGAAGGGTGATGTGCATGATATTGGCAAGAACATTGTCGGTGTCGTGTTGCAGTGTAATAACTTCGAGGTGGTGGATCTGGGTGTGATGGTGCCAACTCAGAAAATACTCGATGCTGCATTGGCAGAAGATGTAGATTTGATTGGTCTGTCCGGTTTAATTACGCCCTCACTGGAAGAGATGACGCATGTGGCAAAAGAGATGCAGCGCATGGGTCTCAAGATGCCATTAATGATTGGTGGTGCAACCACCTCGCGGGTGCATACTGCGGTAAAGATTGAGCCGAATTATCAAGGTGTCTCGGTCTATGTGAAGGATGCCTCGCGTGCTGTAGGTGTTGCACAAAATCTGATCAGTGAAGATTTACGTGAGGATTACATCAATAACCTCAAGCAGGAATATGAACTGGTTAGAGAGCGTCACAAGGGTAAGGTGCGTAAGACGGACTGGTTGACCCTTGAAGCTGCACGCGAAAACAGGATTAAGATTGACTGGGATAAAACAGAAATTATACAGCCCCGGGAGATGGGCGTGCAGGTGTTTGATGACTGGTCGCTAGAAGATCTTAGAGAACATATCGACTGGACACCTTTCTTTAAGGCGTGGGAACTAGCTGGACGTTACCCTAAAATCCTTAAGGATGAAAAGGTCGGTGTAGAGGCACAGAAATTATTTAATGATGCACAACAGATGCTGGATAAAATCGTCACTGAGAAATGGTTAAAGGCGAAGGCGATTATTGGCCTGTTCCCGGCTAATCAGGTGAATGAGGATGATATCGAGATCTATACCGATGAGACTCGGGAACAGGTATTGATTGAGTTGCATCAGCTACGTCAGCAAACGCAAAAGCCACCGGGTCGTGCCAACAAGTGTCTGTCTGATTTTGTGGCACCGAAAGAATCCGGTTTGAAGGATTACATGGGTGCCTTTGTTGTCACTGCTGGAATTGGTATTGATGAGCATGTTGAGCGTTTTGAAAAAGAGCATGATGATTATCAGGCGATTATGTTGAAGGCGTTGGCTGATCGGCTGGCTGAGGCTTTGGCAGAATCTCTGCACAAACGTGTGCGTAAGGATATTTGGGGCTACAGTGGTAATGAGTCACTGGATAATGATCAACTAATTAAAGAAACATACAAGGGTATTCGTCCGGCACCGGGTTATCCTGCCTGTCCAGATCATACGGAAAAGGATCTGTTATGGGATCTTTTGCCAGTGAAGGAAAAGACCGGGATCTGGTTAACAGAATCGAAGGCGATGGTGCCCACGGCTGCGGTTAGTGGCTGGTATTTTGCCCATCCTGATGCGCATTATTTTGCGGTGGGGAGGCTTAACAGGGATCAGGTCGAGGAGTATGCTGAGCGTAAGGGGTATTCGGTGACGGATATGGAGCGTTGGTTGGTTGCTAATTTGGGGTATGAGTTGGAATGA
- a CDS encoding mechanosensitive ion channel family protein, whose protein sequence is MSEDLIGIIKSYVSNDYLQALVLLLGFVLLARLIKWLLIRNLKKWVKRTRSGFDDVLVGLLETPVYVSIILFGTSLSLGLLSLPDRALELMVSIIQTFLVVVWSRFSMRLLAELLTLFSEKTDSYIKSQTLPLFKNLGSIIVFIIALYFIFLVWNIDVTAWVASAGVMGIAISFAAKDTLANLFSGVFILADAPYRIGDFIVLDTAERGMVTHIGIRSTRLLTRDDVEITVPNAVMGNAKITNETGGPYSKNRLRVKVSVAYGSDIDQVRAILIEIAEQIEDVCDTPEPRVRFRSFGDSGLDIDLLCWIAEPVVRGRVKDAVNTAIYKRFMREGIEIPYPKRDVYVREMGEG, encoded by the coding sequence ATGAGTGAAGATTTGATCGGTATTATTAAGTCCTATGTCTCTAATGATTATCTACAGGCATTGGTGCTTTTGCTGGGCTTTGTCTTATTGGCTCGATTGATTAAGTGGTTACTTATTCGCAATCTGAAGAAATGGGTGAAGCGTACCCGTTCAGGTTTTGATGATGTACTGGTTGGTCTGCTTGAAACACCTGTGTATGTCAGTATTATTTTATTTGGTACCAGCTTATCACTTGGACTATTGAGCCTTCCTGATCGTGCGCTGGAATTAATGGTCTCCATTATCCAGACCTTCCTTGTCGTGGTCTGGAGTCGGTTTTCAATGCGGCTACTGGCAGAGTTGTTAACGCTATTCAGTGAAAAAACAGATTCATATATAAAGAGCCAGACCCTGCCTCTGTTTAAAAACCTGGGTTCCATTATTGTTTTTATTATCGCGCTCTATTTTATCTTTTTGGTATGGAATATTGATGTCACCGCCTGGGTCGCCTCAGCAGGTGTGATGGGTATTGCCATTAGTTTTGCCGCCAAGGATACCCTGGCTAATCTGTTTTCAGGTGTCTTTATTCTGGCTGATGCCCCTTACCGTATTGGTGATTTTATTGTGCTTGATACCGCTGAGCGCGGTATGGTGACGCATATCGGGATTCGTAGTACCCGGCTTTTGACTCGGGATGATGTGGAGATCACCGTACCCAATGCGGTGATGGGTAATGCCAAGATTACTAACGAGACCGGTGGCCCTTATTCCAAGAATCGTCTACGAGTAAAAGTGAGTGTCGCCTATGGTTCAGATATAGATCAGGTCAGGGCGATACTGATTGAGATTGCCGAGCAGATCGAAGATGTGTGTGATACACCGGAACCCAGGGTTCGCTTTCGTTCCTTTGGTGATTCAGGTCTGGATATTGACCTACTGTGCTGGATTGCCGAGCCAGTGGTTCGGGGGCGGGTAAAGGATGCAGTAAATACCGCCATCTACAAACGCTTCATGAGAGAAGGGATTGAGATTCCTTATCCTAAACGTGATGTCTATGTGCGGGAGATGGGTGAGGGTTAG
- a CDS encoding peroxiredoxin: MSVLVGRPAPDFTAPAVLGDGSIVDEYTLSTEIKGKAAVIFFYPLDFTFVCPSELIAFDHRLAEFKKRNVEVIGVSIDSHFTHNAWRNTAINDGGIGAVGYPLIADMTHGICKAYDVETPDGAVAFRGSFLIDKEGLVRHQVVNDLPLGRNIDEMLRMIDALQFHEEHGEVCPAGWTEGDKGMDANPDGVAAYLKDNADKL; this comes from the coding sequence GTGAGCGTACTTGTTGGCCGCCCAGCCCCGGATTTTACTGCCCCCGCCGTTCTTGGTGACGGTAGCATCGTAGATGAATACACCCTTTCAACCGAGATCAAGGGCAAAGCTGCCGTGATCTTCTTCTATCCTCTGGATTTCACCTTTGTCTGCCCATCCGAGCTGATCGCCTTTGATCATCGCCTGGCCGAGTTCAAAAAGCGTAATGTTGAAGTGATTGGTGTCTCTATTGATTCACACTTTACCCATAATGCATGGCGTAACACTGCCATCAATGATGGCGGTATTGGTGCCGTCGGTTACCCATTAATCGCCGATATGACCCATGGCATCTGCAAGGCATACGATGTGGAAACACCTGATGGTGCCGTTGCATTCCGTGGTTCATTCCTGATCGACAAGGAAGGCCTGGTACGTCATCAAGTCGTTAATGACCTGCCATTAGGTCGTAACATTGATGAGATGCTGCGCATGATTGATGCCCTGCAATTCCATGAAGAGCACGGTGAGGTTTGTCCTGCTGGCTGGACCGAAGGTGACAAGGGTATGGATGCCAACCCTGATGGTGTTGCTGCTTATCTTAAGGATAATGCCGACAAACTATAA
- the spoT gene encoding bifunctional GTP diphosphokinase/guanosine-3',5'-bis pyrophosphate 3'-pyrophosphohydrolase, protein MTADTTDNDTDLRFLVSDLCSLLEAYLPAEQVRDVYRAYLFAAEAHEGQHRMSGEPYIYHPVAVARILAEMRMDANSLVAAILHDVIEDTATAKEQLEREFGKEVAELVDGVSKLTQIKFESKAEAQAENFRKMILAMVRDIRVIMVKLADRLHNMRTLGVMRPDKKRRIARETLEIYAPIANRLGMNTMRLELADLGFAACFPMRYRILSDAIKKARGNRKEILHTIEDSIKKRLQQEDLHCTTSAREKHLYSIYLKMIEKSLPFAEVFDVYAFRLIVDKVDDCYRALGIMHNLYKPVPGKFKDYIAIPKSNGYQSLHTILFGPYGVPIEVQIRTRDMDSVADAGIAAHWLYKSEDKAASGAQTRAREWLRELLDLQTNAGNSLEFLENVKIDLFPDKVYIFTPNGEIMELPRGATAVDFAYAVHTDVGNTCIAAKIDRRLAPLRSPLYNGQTIEIIAAPGAHPNPNWLNFVVTGKARANIRHYLKNLHHEEGVNLGQRLLDKALSSLETDLNNIPQQQIEQLLNDSGFQDINELLEDIGIGNRSALLVARQLVPLQENEASDDEKNRNIQPLAIKGTEGIVVSYARCCRPIPGDPIAGFISTGRGIVIHYDRCKNIADIRPHSEKWIDVEWQANIDSDFSVEVHVEVNNQRGVLATVAAAIADTDSNIENVHIDEKDSSNTTLLFTIAVQNRKHLAKVMRHVRKIPSVMRISRWKE, encoded by the coding sequence ATGACCGCTGATACAACAGATAACGATACTGACCTGCGTTTTTTGGTCAGTGACCTGTGCTCGCTACTGGAGGCCTATCTTCCAGCCGAGCAGGTACGTGATGTCTATCGTGCCTATCTGTTTGCCGCTGAGGCACATGAAGGCCAACACCGCATGTCCGGTGAGCCCTATATCTACCATCCCGTTGCTGTCGCCCGTATCCTTGCCGAAATGCGCATGGATGCTAATAGCCTGGTCGCTGCCATTCTGCATGATGTCATCGAAGATACGGCAACCGCTAAAGAACAACTGGAACGTGAATTTGGCAAAGAGGTCGCCGAATTGGTCGATGGTGTCAGTAAACTTACCCAGATCAAATTTGAAAGCAAGGCCGAGGCACAAGCTGAAAACTTCCGTAAAATGATCCTCGCTATGGTGCGTGATATCCGTGTCATCATGGTCAAACTCGCCGACCGCCTGCATAACATGAGAACCCTGGGCGTAATGCGCCCGGACAAAAAGCGTCGCATTGCCCGGGAAACACTGGAAATCTACGCGCCGATTGCTAATCGCCTGGGCATGAATACCATGCGCCTCGAACTCGCAGATCTGGGCTTTGCCGCCTGTTTTCCCATGCGCTATCGAATCTTGTCCGATGCCATCAAAAAGGCGCGCGGCAACCGCAAAGAGATACTGCATACTATCGAAGACAGCATTAAAAAACGTCTGCAACAAGAAGACCTGCACTGCACTACATCAGCACGAGAAAAACATCTCTACAGCATCTATCTGAAGATGATTGAGAAATCTCTGCCCTTTGCCGAGGTGTTTGATGTCTACGCCTTTCGTTTAATCGTCGACAAGGTTGATGACTGTTACCGTGCCCTCGGTATTATGCACAACCTGTATAAGCCAGTACCGGGAAAGTTCAAGGACTATATCGCCATCCCCAAATCCAACGGTTATCAATCGCTGCACACCATACTGTTTGGCCCCTACGGTGTCCCCATCGAAGTACAGATTCGTACCCGTGATATGGATAGCGTCGCCGATGCTGGTATCGCCGCTCACTGGCTCTACAAGAGTGAAGACAAGGCCGCCAGTGGTGCACAAACTCGTGCCAGAGAATGGTTACGCGAATTACTCGATCTACAAACCAATGCCGGTAACTCACTTGAGTTTCTTGAAAATGTCAAAATTGATCTCTTTCCAGACAAGGTTTACATCTTCACCCCAAATGGAGAGATCATGGAGCTCCCGCGTGGCGCAACCGCCGTTGATTTTGCATACGCCGTGCATACCGATGTCGGCAACACCTGCATTGCTGCCAAGATTGATCGACGACTGGCACCTCTACGCAGTCCCCTTTACAACGGGCAGACCATTGAAATCATTGCTGCACCCGGTGCTCACCCTAATCCCAACTGGCTCAATTTTGTCGTCACCGGCAAGGCGCGAGCAAATATTCGACATTACCTGAAGAATCTTCATCATGAAGAAGGGGTTAATCTGGGGCAACGCCTATTAGATAAGGCCTTAAGCAGTCTGGAAACCGATCTCAATAACATCCCGCAACAACAGATTGAACAACTCCTGAATGACAGCGGCTTCCAGGATATAAACGAACTACTGGAGGATATCGGTATCGGTAACCGTAGTGCCTTACTGGTTGCAAGGCAACTAGTGCCACTACAGGAGAATGAAGCAAGCGATGACGAGAAAAATCGTAATATACAACCACTCGCCATCAAGGGAACCGAAGGAATCGTGGTCAGCTATGCTCGCTGTTGTCGCCCAATACCCGGTGACCCGATTGCAGGATTTATCAGCACCGGACGGGGTATCGTGATCCATTATGATCGCTGCAAGAATATAGCAGACATACGCCCACACTCTGAAAAATGGATTGATGTCGAATGGCAAGCCAATATCGACAGTGATTTTTCAGTAGAGGTTCATGTTGAGGTGAATAATCAACGGGGCGTACTAGCTACCGTTGCAGCGGCTATCGCGGATACTGATTCCAATATCGAGAATGTACATATTGATGAAAAAGACAGTTCCAATACCACGCTGCTATTCACCATTGCCGTACAAAACCGCAAGCACTTGGCAAAGGTCATGCGTCATGTACGCAAGATCCCCTCCGTCATGCGAATTAGTCGCTGGAAAGAGTAA
- a CDS encoding DNA-directed RNA polymerase subunit omega → MARITVEDCLDNVANRFELVLVAAKRARQLARGAETTLSWDKDKVTVMALREISENIIGPEILKETPPEEEIFGDFPDDEKTDEVVNTETKAENDETKV, encoded by the coding sequence ATGGCACGAATTACTGTTGAAGATTGTCTGGATAATGTAGCGAACCGCTTTGAACTGGTTCTTGTTGCGGCTAAACGCGCCCGTCAGCTGGCACGCGGCGCAGAGACCACGCTGTCCTGGGACAAGGATAAAGTAACGGTAATGGCTCTACGTGAGATCTCGGAAAATATTATTGGCCCTGAGATCCTCAAGGAAACCCCACCAGAAGAAGAAATATTTGGTGATTTTCCTGACGATGAAAAGACCGATGAAGTCGTCAATACCGAGACCAAGGCTGAAAATGATGAGACCAAGGTCTGA
- the gmk gene encoding guanylate kinase codes for MKGNLYIISAPSGAGKTSLVRKVMEQRGNVCFSISHTTRDMRPGERDGFDYNFVDTKTFETMVKDGAFIEYAQVFDNFYGTSHTSVEDQLAKGKDVVLDIDWQGARQIRAQLPHAINIFILPPSKQALDDRLHARGQDSEEIIARRMQSAIQEMSHYNEYQYLIINDDFDTAVAELDAIMCSKHLTIEKQSLHHQHIINELLSG; via the coding sequence ATGAAAGGTAACCTGTATATTATCTCAGCCCCTTCCGGAGCAGGCAAAACCAGCCTGGTACGCAAGGTTATGGAACAGCGCGGTAACGTCTGTTTCTCTATCTCACACACCACGCGTGACATGCGCCCTGGTGAAAGAGATGGATTTGATTACAACTTTGTTGACACTAAAACTTTTGAGACCATGGTCAAGGACGGCGCATTTATTGAATATGCCCAGGTGTTTGATAATTTTTATGGCACCTCACATACCTCGGTGGAAGACCAACTTGCCAAAGGTAAAGACGTGGTACTGGATATTGACTGGCAGGGTGCGCGCCAGATTCGCGCGCAACTCCCCCATGCCATTAATATCTTTATCCTGCCCCCGTCAAAACAAGCACTGGATGACCGCCTGCATGCCCGTGGCCAGGACTCTGAGGAGATCATTGCACGCCGTATGCAATCAGCGATACAGGAAATGAGTCACTATAATGAATATCAATACCTCATCATTAATGATGACTTTGATACCGCGGTTGCTGAACTCGATGCCATTATGTGCAGCAAACACCTCACCATCGAGAAACAAAGCCTGCATCATCAACATATCATCAATGAATTATTATCGGGCTAG
- a CDS encoding Fic family protein: MKIPVSPPDFDTLLHSIMENEPAILLRVMQQNSPIDEKGRYLHWDKLRHLPAPNGLNNEQWWLSTKKARRNIYRPLPLKDKSGTHFQFSVPDQILHELHWLDRYAAGNIQSSDAISNLQTRNTYLIRSLIEEAINSSQLEGASTTRDVAKEMIRQDRAPQDTSERMILNNYQAMQFIREMKDEPLTPSLVFELHRILTRDTLDKHEAGHFRTNDDEIHVVDRATQKYLHTPPTADQLPERLQALCDFANNPVQEGHTFLHPVIKAISLHFMLAYDHPFCDGNGRTARALFYWSMTTQGYWLMEFISISRIIKKAPGQYSKAFLFTETDNGDLTYFLIHQLEVIHQAVDDLHSFLDKKTKAINEAERLLIDNPRLNGKLNFRQLALLRHALKHPRFSYVVQEHQRSHGISYDVARKDLLIMADKLKLLIKTKQGQRYYFVAPSDLEQRIAN; this comes from the coding sequence ATGAAAATACCCGTATCACCACCTGATTTTGATACACTTTTACATTCGATTATGGAAAATGAACCGGCTATTCTTTTGCGTGTAATGCAACAAAATAGCCCAATCGATGAAAAAGGGCGCTATCTGCACTGGGACAAACTCCGGCACTTACCCGCACCCAATGGGTTAAATAATGAACAATGGTGGCTTTCTACTAAAAAGGCTCGTCGCAACATATACCGTCCCCTTCCCCTAAAAGATAAAAGCGGTACTCATTTTCAATTCTCTGTGCCTGATCAGATATTGCACGAACTGCATTGGCTCGACCGTTATGCTGCCGGAAACATTCAATCCAGTGATGCAATAAGCAATTTACAAACCCGTAACACCTATTTAATCCGCTCATTGATTGAAGAAGCTATTAATTCCAGTCAACTTGAGGGTGCCTCCACTACACGCGATGTTGCCAAGGAGATGATTCGTCAAGACAGGGCACCTCAAGATACCAGTGAGCGCATGATCCTGAATAACTATCAAGCGATGCAGTTTATTCGAGAAATGAAAGATGAGCCCCTGACACCTTCGCTGGTATTTGAACTGCATCGCATACTGACGCGTGACACACTGGACAAGCATGAAGCGGGGCATTTTCGTACCAATGATGATGAGATTCATGTCGTTGACAGAGCCACCCAAAAATATCTGCACACTCCCCCAACAGCTGATCAACTACCAGAAAGATTGCAGGCACTTTGTGATTTTGCAAATAATCCTGTTCAAGAAGGGCACACCTTTTTACACCCTGTCATAAAGGCCATAAGCCTGCATTTTATGCTGGCCTACGATCACCCCTTTTGTGATGGGAATGGCCGTACAGCAAGGGCGTTATTCTACTGGTCAATGACAACACAGGGATATTGGCTAATGGAATTTATTTCTATTTCCCGGATAATCAAGAAGGCTCCTGGACAGTATAGCAAGGCCTTTCTTTTTACCGAGACAGATAACGGTGATTTAACTTATTTCCTGATCCATCAACTAGAAGTGATTCATCAAGCCGTTGATGACCTGCATTCTTTTCTTGATAAAAAAACAAAAGCAATCAATGAAGCAGAACGCCTGTTAATTGATAATCCACGCCTGAATGGGAAATTAAACTTTCGTCAACTGGCCTTGTTGCGACATGCGCTTAAACACCCACGTTTCAGCTATGTCGTACAGGAACATCAGCGCTCTCATGGGATATCCTATGATGTGGCGCGTAAGGATTTGCTTATAATGGCAGACAAATTGAAACTACTGATTAAAACCAAACAGGGGCAACGTTATTATTTTGTTGCCCCCAGTGACCTGGAACAGAGGATAGCAAATTAA